The sequence TCGTCACAAATGCAGTCGGCAAAAACGACGTATTCGTCGGCAGAGTGCGCCGCGACTTAGATCGTGACAATGGCTACCATGCTTGGGTTGTATCTGACAATCTTTTAAAAGGGGCAGCTTGGAATTCCGTGCAAATCGCAGAAAGCCTCATCAAGCTGAACCTATTGAACAAGTGAGTGAATCAAACATGAAAATCATTATCCAGAAATTTGGCGGTACATCTGTAAAAACGGACGAATCGAGGCTGCAAGCGGTGCGCCATGTTCAAAAAGCAGTCAATGACGGCTACAAAGTTGTCGTTGTTGTCTCAGCGATGGGCCGAAAAGGCGATCCTTATGCAACCGATACGCTGCTTAGCCTCGTTAGCAAATCCCGCATCACGAAGCGGGAACAAGACTTGCTTGTTTCTTGCGGCGAGACGATTTCAGCGGTTGTATTTTCAGATCTCCTCAATGCACACGGCGTCCAAGCGACGGCCATGAACGGAGCGAAAGCAGGATTTCGTACAAACGAGGAGTTCGGCAACGCGAAAATTAAAGAAATGAAATGCGAGCATTTGCTTAAAAAGCTAGAGACAGAAGATGTCGTCGTTGTTGCCGGTTTTCAAGGACAGTCGAAAAGCGGCGATGTAACGACGCTCGGCCGCGGTGCGAGCGATACATCGGCAACAGCTCTGGGCGCAGCTCTTCACGCGGAGTGGGTTGACATTTTTACTGATGTAGAAGGTGTTATGACCGCCGATCCTCGGATTGTCAGCGACGCGAGAGCATTGGAAGCCATGTCTTACAATGAAATTTGCAACATGGCGTACCAAGGCGCAAAAGTCATCCATCCGCGGGCGGTGGAAATTGCCATGCAAGCGAAAATTCCGATCCGGATTCGCTCCACTTACTCAGACAACGAGGGGACGCTCGTCACGGCCCTTGGCGCTTCCCATTCAATGGATGTAAACGAACGGATGATTACAGGAATTGCCCATGTGGCGAATGTGACGCAAATCAAAGTTGCTGCAAAAGAGGGCCAGCTTGACTTACAGGAAAATGTGTTTAAGTCGATGGCCCAAGCTAAGATTAGTGTAGACTTTATTAACATTAGCCCTAGTGGGGTGACCTATACTGTCAGTGATGAGGCGGCAGATAAAGCAAAACAAGTGCTTGAGCGTCTTGGATACACGCCTGAGCTTCGGCGCGGGTGCGCGAAAGTGTCCGCTGTGGGAGCAGGAATGAGCGGTGTACCTGGCGTTGCTGCGAAAATTGTCAGCGCCTTAAGTGGAGAGAATGTACAAATTTTGCAATCGGCAGATTCCCATACAACGATTTGGGTATTAGTCAAAAATGAAGATATGAAAAAGGCAGTGAATGCTCTGCACAAAATGTTTCAGCTCAGTGAAGCGACAACTGTGTAATTTCTTATAAACGGAGGGGGCGCATGTGAAACCAACAGGAAAATACGGCCCAGTGTGGACAGCTATGGTAACGCCGTTTCAATCAACGGGCGCAATCGATTATCAGCAGGCAGAGCAGCTTATCGAGCATTTGATTGCAAACGGAACCGATGTCCTCATTGTAGCCGGGACAACCGGAGAATCACCGCTGCTGTCCAAAGAAGAAAAACTAGAGCTGTTCGCTTTTTGTGTCAAACAGGCCAACGGGCGTGCGGCCGTCGTAGCTGGCACAGGCTCCAATGATACGCATGCTTCGGTTGAGCTAACAAAGGCGGCGGAAAAGACAGGCGTCGACGGTGTCATGCTTGTCACTCCGTATTACAATAAACCGTCGCAACAAGGGCTTTTTTCCCATTTTAATGAAATTGCCAACGAGACAAACTTGCCAGTCATGCTGTACAACGTTCCAGGCAGGACGGGAGTCAACCTTGAGGCGGAAACAACGATCGCCCTTGCGAATGTCAAAAATATCGTGGCGATTAAAGAAGCAAGTGGCAATTTGGAACAAATTGCGGCCATCATCGAGCATACGCCAGCCTCATTTGCTGTTTATAGCGGTGACGATAGCATGACGCTACCGATTTTAGCGATTGGCGGAGATGGGATCGTTTCTGTTGCCTCCCATCTAATTGGCAAGGAAATGCAAGCGATGGTTGGCGCGTTTCAGGCAGGGGAAAATGCAAAAGCGGCAATGATGCACCGCAAGCTGTTGCCTGTCATGCAAGCTCTATTCCTAGCTCCAAATCCAGCGTGTGTAAAGTATGCGCTTAACAAAAGCGGCATTGACGTTGGCGAAGTGAAACCCCCTCTTGCCCCTGTAAACGATCAGGAAAAAGTGGTGGTTGACCAGGCGCTGGCGAAAATCAAATCGCTATAAGCCTCATGTGAATGCTACTGACGCTTGATGCCGAGATGCAAAACCGTATGAAGATGCATAAGCATATGCGGTGAGCAACGAAGAAAGCGAGCGTTTGTCTATCGTCTAAAGCCCCTATTGCAGCTGGCTGCAATAGGGGCTTTTCGCTGTGTGCGAACGTGGTCAATGAAATCCCCCTTGTTTTTATCTTGAAAATTAAGGTATACTAAGTTCCAAGTGATGCGTTCGGGTAAAGGTGGTCATGGAAGCCGCCATTGTTAAAAAAGAAAAATCGGCATTGGAACGGAACGAAATCGGAAAATGATAGCTCGGTTCTCTAAATGTTCAATCAGTTAATGTGTGTTTCCAAGAAGCGCCACGGTCGCTTTAAACAGGGAATGGTTGAATGTTTGAAGCCGCGTGTTGTTTGTCGTGCGAGATTGGCGTCCATGAAGCCTGAAGTACGCACTAAACGGAATTTGAAACGATTACAAGAACAACCAGTTAAGTATGACTAGCGTTGTAACTAGGAGGAAAATCATTGTCTAAGCAAGAAACAGAAAAAGTGCGTGTGTTTGCCCTCGGCGGAGTCGGCGAAATCGGCAAAAATATGTACGGCATTGAAGTAGATGAGGATATCATTGTCATTGACGCGGGTTTAATGTTCCCTGATGACGATATGCTTGGAGTCGACATCGTTATTCCAGATGTGTCTTATTTAGTGGAAAACGAAGAACGTGTACGGGGAATTATTCTGACACATGGACACGAGGACCATATAGGCGGATTGTCGTATGTGCTGAAGAAAATCAACGTGCCTGTGTATGCCACAAAGCTAACGTTAGGACTCGTTGAGGAGAAATTGAAAGAGGCAGGCATTCATAGGCACGCAGAACTGCGCTTAATCGATTCCAACTCGCGCATTAAGTTAGGAAATACACCAGTATCTTTCTTTCGTGTTAGCCATAGCATTCCAGATTGCGTTGGTGTTTGCGTGGAAACGGCCCAAGGCGCTATTGTTCATACAGGTGATTTTAAGTTTGACCAAACACCAGTCGATGGAAAGCATGCTGATATCGGAAAAATGGCAGCAATTGGCCAAAAAGGTGTGCTCTGCCTCATGTCTGATTCAACGAATGCAGAGCGGCCAGGGACAACGAAATCGGAAGCTGAGGCTGGCAAAGGTATAAAAGACGTGTTCGCTCGTACAAAAGGGCGCCTTATTGTCACCTCGTTTGCTTCAAATGTCCATCGAATCCAGCAAGTAATCCAAGCGGCTTCCGCTACCAATCGAAAGCTTGCGGTTGTTGGCAAAAGCATGGTGCGCGTTATTACCATTGCTGGAAAGCTTGGCTACTTGAAAATACCGAAAGATTTATTAATTGATATGGACGAAGTGAACAAGCATAAACCAGAAAAAGTGGCGATTTTGACAACAGGAAGCCAAGGGGAACCGATGTCAGCATTAACGCGGATGGCAAAAGGAGCACACCGCCATATTACGATTACGCCAAATGACACAGTGATTATTGCTGCTACAGCGATTCCTGGAAATGAGACAAGCGTATCCGCTGTCATCGACCAGCTTTACCGGATCGGCGCCGAGGTGATTTATGGCAACCAAGCTGTCCATGCCTCTGGCCATGGTTCACAAGAAGAACTAAAGTTGATGCTGAATTTGATGCGTCCAAAGTTTTTCTTGCCGATACACGGA is a genomic window of Shouchella clausii containing:
- the dapG gene encoding aspartate kinase; translated protein: MKIIIQKFGGTSVKTDESRLQAVRHVQKAVNDGYKVVVVVSAMGRKGDPYATDTLLSLVSKSRITKREQDLLVSCGETISAVVFSDLLNAHGVQATAMNGAKAGFRTNEEFGNAKIKEMKCEHLLKKLETEDVVVVAGFQGQSKSGDVTTLGRGASDTSATALGAALHAEWVDIFTDVEGVMTADPRIVSDARALEAMSYNEICNMAYQGAKVIHPRAVEIAMQAKIPIRIRSTYSDNEGTLVTALGASHSMDVNERMITGIAHVANVTQIKVAAKEGQLDLQENVFKSMAQAKISVDFINISPSGVTYTVSDEAADKAKQVLERLGYTPELRRGCAKVSAVGAGMSGVPGVAAKIVSALSGENVQILQSADSHTTIWVLVKNEDMKKAVNALHKMFQLSEATTV
- the dapA gene encoding 4-hydroxy-tetrahydrodipicolinate synthase — encoded protein: MKPTGKYGPVWTAMVTPFQSTGAIDYQQAEQLIEHLIANGTDVLIVAGTTGESPLLSKEEKLELFAFCVKQANGRAAVVAGTGSNDTHASVELTKAAEKTGVDGVMLVTPYYNKPSQQGLFSHFNEIANETNLPVMLYNVPGRTGVNLEAETTIALANVKNIVAIKEASGNLEQIAAIIEHTPASFAVYSGDDSMTLPILAIGGDGIVSVASHLIGKEMQAMVGAFQAGENAKAAMMHRKLLPVMQALFLAPNPACVKYALNKSGIDVGEVKPPLAPVNDQEKVVVDQALAKIKSL
- a CDS encoding ribonuclease J; the protein is MSKQETEKVRVFALGGVGEIGKNMYGIEVDEDIIVIDAGLMFPDDDMLGVDIVIPDVSYLVENEERVRGIILTHGHEDHIGGLSYVLKKINVPVYATKLTLGLVEEKLKEAGIHRHAELRLIDSNSRIKLGNTPVSFFRVSHSIPDCVGVCVETAQGAIVHTGDFKFDQTPVDGKHADIGKMAAIGQKGVLCLMSDSTNAERPGTTKSEAEAGKGIKDVFARTKGRLIVTSFASNVHRIQQVIQAASATNRKLAVVGKSMVRVITIAGKLGYLKIPKDLLIDMDEVNKHKPEKVAILTTGSQGEPMSALTRMAKGAHRHITITPNDTVIIAATAIPGNETSVSAVIDQLYRIGAEVIYGNQAVHASGHGSQEELKLMLNLMRPKFFLPIHGEIRMQHAHRQLALQVGMKKERIYIVEKGEVIEFNKQQARRGPKVPSGHVLIDGLGVGDVGNIVLRDRRLLSKDGILVVVVTLNKKTNTIVSGPNIISRGFVYVRESEELLEKSNELVTSILQKCVTENVNEWSSLKSNIREGLSRYLFEKTKRRPMILPIIMEV